From a single Anaerolineales bacterium genomic region:
- a CDS encoding cyclic nucleotide-binding domain-containing protein gives MISTQTLSQFSLFNGLPEPLLKQIAEIGVQTSAKKGEFVFHEGEKADKLHFLLDGSVALRVKLTSRPESVTVSFVSTPFQSFGWSGIVPPFHYTSSAECDEDSNLLIIPAQPFMKLMEENPQAGFQVMKRIAEIIADRLRNSRQALLKTI, from the coding sequence ATGATCAGCACGCAAACCCTTTCCCAGTTCAGTCTCTTCAACGGACTGCCTGAACCGCTCCTCAAGCAGATCGCTGAGATCGGCGTACAGACATCCGCCAAAAAAGGAGAATTCGTCTTCCATGAGGGCGAAAAAGCCGATAAATTGCACTTCCTTTTAGACGGAAGCGTCGCCCTGCGCGTCAAGTTGACCTCCCGCCCGGAAAGCGTGACCGTATCCTTCGTCTCCACACCGTTTCAGAGTTTTGGCTGGTCGGGCATCGTGCCGCCGTTCCACTACACCTCCAGCGCCGAATGTGACGAGGATTCGAACCTGCTCATCATCCCTGCCCAGCCGTTCATGAAACTGATGGAAGAGAATCCGCAGGCAGGTTTTCAGGTGATGAAGCGCATCGCCGAGATCATTGCCGACCGTCTGCGAAACAGCCGTCAGGCATTGCTGAAAACGATCTAG